The proteins below are encoded in one region of Akkermansiaceae bacterium:
- a CDS encoding ComF family protein yields MNRLLQKANRLLDLIYPATCHLCHCPLTHGRHLCEPCGESLHYIEAPFCSRCGECFDGKIDDVFICPNCHGLELDFEFARAALHSEGDGRTLVHDFKYRRQIYLADELGRLIKTALDDPRFQPYLDRGILVPVPLHWLRLRKRKFNQSEEIAASLAKITSLTLVNALKRIRNTETQTRFSRAKRLENLAEAFEVRKKYQSHIHGREIILVDDVFTTGSTANECAKLLMKHGASRVAVLTLLRG; encoded by the coding sequence TTGAACCGTCTATTGCAAAAGGCAAACCGACTGCTGGATCTCATCTATCCGGCCACCTGCCATCTCTGCCATTGCCCGCTGACCCATGGTCGTCATCTTTGTGAGCCTTGTGGCGAGTCGCTACACTACATCGAAGCTCCATTTTGTTCTCGTTGTGGCGAGTGTTTCGACGGCAAAATCGACGATGTGTTTATTTGCCCTAACTGTCACGGCCTCGAACTTGATTTCGAGTTCGCCCGGGCCGCCCTGCATAGTGAAGGCGATGGCAGGACACTGGTGCATGATTTCAAATACCGTCGCCAGATCTACCTCGCTGACGAATTGGGACGACTGATCAAGACAGCACTCGACGACCCCCGTTTCCAACCCTACCTCGACCGCGGAATCCTGGTGCCGGTGCCACTTCATTGGCTCAGGCTACGCAAGAGGAAGTTCAACCAGTCGGAGGAAATCGCAGCAAGCCTGGCAAAAATAACCAGCCTGACACTCGTCAATGCGCTGAAACGGATCCGGAACACCGAAACCCAGACGAGGTTCAGTCGTGCCAAGCGTCTTGAAAACCTTGCTGAAGCATTTGAAGTTAGAAAAAAATATCAATCCCACATTCATGGCAGGGAGATCATCCTGGTCGATGATGTTTTCACCACGGGGTCCACTGCCAACGAATGCGCCAAATTACTCATGAAGCATGGCGCATCGCGGGTAGCGGTCCTCACCCTGTTACGTGGATGA
- the lpxB gene encoding lipid-A-disaccharide synthase: MVSGEVSGDTHGACLMESLRSQVPDVVFHGAGGPLMKGVGGDGITDWVEDAAVMGIWEVLKHYKWFKQRFTEMLDEVVQLKPDVLILIDYPGFNLRLAHAVKEKLAATRIIYYISPQVWAWNKGRIPKMAETLDLMLCIFPFEKEIFESAGLPTVFTGHPLVDELEEKREDLPREQNLIGLFPGSREREVERLFPMMVETARRMHSHHPEWRFEAAAASEKLEKRMRKIIEAGKLPDAAVITLQTGTSHSLMQRATCGVVASGTATLEAAALGLPYCLVYKISWPTWVIGKMLVKVDYIGLVNILAGEKVVEELIQGDAEPCQLENNLSQLMTDTGAREKLRAKLIDTASMLGEPGAHERAAAEVAKILNNNQNV; encoded by the coding sequence ATGGTTTCCGGTGAAGTCAGCGGGGATACCCACGGGGCTTGCCTGATGGAGTCATTGCGCTCACAGGTGCCGGATGTCGTCTTTCACGGTGCCGGTGGCCCCTTGATGAAGGGGGTGGGCGGCGACGGTATCACCGACTGGGTCGAGGATGCCGCTGTGATGGGGATTTGGGAGGTCTTGAAACATTACAAGTGGTTCAAGCAGCGATTCACTGAAATGCTGGACGAAGTTGTGCAGCTGAAACCCGACGTGTTGATCCTCATCGATTACCCCGGCTTTAACCTTCGGCTCGCCCACGCGGTCAAAGAGAAGCTGGCGGCTACGCGCATCATTTACTACATCAGCCCGCAGGTATGGGCCTGGAACAAAGGCCGGATACCGAAGATGGCCGAGACCCTGGACCTGATGCTTTGTATTTTTCCCTTCGAGAAGGAAATATTTGAATCGGCCGGATTGCCCACGGTGTTTACCGGGCACCCCTTGGTGGATGAACTTGAGGAGAAACGTGAAGACCTGCCCCGTGAGCAGAACCTGATAGGCCTGTTTCCGGGTAGCCGCGAACGAGAGGTCGAACGGTTGTTTCCGATGATGGTGGAGACCGCCCGCCGGATGCACTCACACCATCCGGAGTGGAGGTTTGAAGCCGCGGCGGCCTCGGAGAAACTGGAAAAGAGGATGCGCAAGATCATCGAGGCGGGTAAACTGCCTGATGCGGCGGTGATCACTTTGCAAACCGGCACCAGTCACTCGCTGATGCAGCGTGCCACCTGTGGTGTGGTGGCCAGCGGCACGGCAACACTGGAAGCGGCCGCACTTGGCTTGCCCTACTGCCTGGTTTATAAAATCTCCTGGCCAACCTGGGTGATCGGTAAAATGCTGGTAAAGGTGGATTATATCGGCCTGGTCAATATCCTCGCCGGGGAAAAAGTGGTGGAGGAGCTGATTCAGGGCGACGCCGAGCCCTGCCAGTTGGAAAACAACCTTTCCCAGCTGATGACCGATACAGGCGCGCGCGAAAAACTGCGCGCGAAACTGATCGACACCGCCTCCATGCTCGGCGAGCCGGGTGCCCACGAACGCGCTGCCGCCGAGGTCGCGAAAATTTTGAATAACAACCAAAATGTCTGA
- the rnc gene encoding ribonuclease III, which yields MLTLEKVIGYKFRNSLLLAEALTHPSLAYETQKPHFDNQRLEFLGDAVIQLVLTERLYEMFPGFSEGRLTKLRARLVSRDALHQFAIGMDLGKYIMMGKGEESTGGRGRASTLADAFESVMGAVYLDGGLDAARSAVEMVCSRWIEQVAESPEEKNPKGQLQEELQALAPESPVYQVLEESGPDHNKSFKVCVVWKDFLLGEGTGNSKKDAEAKAARQALDKRNWEDFSI from the coding sequence ATGCTAACACTGGAAAAGGTCATCGGTTATAAATTCAGGAATTCGCTGCTACTGGCGGAGGCTTTGACTCATCCAAGTCTGGCGTACGAAACACAGAAACCGCATTTTGACAACCAGCGTCTCGAGTTCCTGGGCGACGCGGTGATCCAACTGGTGCTCACCGAGCGACTCTATGAAATGTTTCCCGGGTTTTCGGAAGGACGACTAACCAAGTTGAGGGCGCGGCTCGTCTCGCGTGATGCCTTGCACCAGTTTGCCATTGGCATGGACCTTGGAAAATACATCATGATGGGCAAGGGGGAGGAATCCACCGGGGGGCGAGGCCGGGCATCGACTTTGGCGGATGCCTTTGAGTCGGTTATGGGAGCGGTCTATCTCGACGGCGGTCTTGACGCGGCGAGATCGGCGGTGGAAATGGTTTGTAGTCGGTGGATTGAACAAGTGGCTGAATCTCCCGAGGAAAAAAACCCGAAGGGGCAGTTGCAGGAGGAATTGCAGGCCCTGGCACCCGAGAGTCCCGTCTATCAAGTGCTTGAGGAAAGCGGTCCGGATCATAACAAGTCATTCAAGGTTTGTGTTGTGTGGAAGGACTTTCTCCTCGGTGAGGGCACCGGGAACAGCAAAAAAGACGCAGAGGCCAAGGCCGCCAGACAAGCACTTGACAAGAGAAACTGGGAGGATTTTTCCATATGA
- the rsfS gene encoding ribosome silencing factor, with amino-acid sequence MAIAGKELAIACARAAEEMQAEDIRVLDLTGVSSLTDFMVVCSGTSLPHLKAVMRDVEKEVIEKYGVHTVNSEGNADSRWVVMDYIDVMVHIMHTELRNLYGLEDLWAAGKEVDWAE; translated from the coding sequence ATGGCTATCGCAGGAAAAGAACTCGCCATCGCATGCGCCCGCGCTGCGGAGGAAATGCAGGCCGAGGACATACGCGTCCTCGACCTTACCGGCGTGTCATCATTGACCGATTTTATGGTGGTTTGTTCCGGTACCTCGCTGCCGCACCTCAAGGCGGTGATGCGTGACGTCGAGAAGGAGGTCATTGAAAAATACGGCGTCCACACCGTCAATTCCGAGGGCAATGCCGATTCCCGCTGGGTGGTGATGGACTATATCGATGTGATGGTCCACATCATGCACACGGAACTACGCAACCTCTACGGCCTCGAGGATCTCTGGGCCGCAGGGAAAGAGGTTGATTGGGCTGAATAA
- a CDS encoding sulfatase yields the protein MKRHSLITIIGFLIIALVTISVYAETKPTNIIIIFTDDQGYQDLGVFGAEKIKTPNIDQMARDGMRFTHFYAAASVCTPSRASLLTGCYPERVGNLGVLFPKMKRGLNPKEATIAEILKSKGYATACIGKWHLGHLPEFLPTAQGFDTYFGIPYSNDMTIAEGMQLDKNIVLRNGITEKNIWKPVRNHVPLMRGTRVIEYPADQSTLTKRYTEEAVAFIKQNRDKPFFIYMPHTMPHIPLYASPKFEGKSDAGLYGDCIEEIDWSVGQIRKQLAELELTGNTLIIYTSDNGPWHFKQNATDKVKGNKNRKIGGSAKPLRGYKFEHWEGSMREPTVMCWPGQIPQDKTCAELASTIDLLPTIAAITGAPLPEKKIDGASILPLMQGQENAKSPHSAFFYRTHGVRTDRWKLIKPNPKAKAFALYDLSTDISEKTDVSKQHPEIVKQLTGLLDNHIAELETNKRPPGSAPNK from the coding sequence ATGAAACGCCACTCACTCATCACGATCATCGGATTTCTCATCATCGCCCTCGTCACTATCTCCGTTTACGCGGAAACCAAGCCCACTAACATTATCATCATCTTCACCGATGACCAGGGATACCAGGACCTCGGAGTCTTCGGGGCGGAAAAAATCAAGACCCCGAACATCGACCAGATGGCGCGCGACGGTATGCGGTTCACCCATTTCTACGCCGCAGCCTCCGTCTGCACCCCCTCCCGCGCCTCGCTGCTCACCGGCTGCTATCCGGAGCGCGTCGGTAACCTCGGGGTGCTTTTCCCGAAGATGAAGAGAGGCCTCAACCCCAAGGAGGCCACCATCGCCGAAATCCTCAAAAGCAAAGGATATGCCACCGCCTGCATCGGCAAATGGCACCTCGGACACCTGCCCGAGTTCCTCCCCACGGCGCAGGGATTCGACACCTACTTCGGCATCCCCTACAGCAATGACATGACCATCGCCGAGGGCATGCAGCTCGACAAAAATATCGTCCTCCGCAATGGCATCACTGAAAAAAACATCTGGAAGCCCGTTAGAAACCACGTCCCCCTGATGCGCGGCACCCGTGTCATCGAATACCCCGCCGACCAGAGCACCCTCACCAAACGCTACACCGAGGAAGCCGTCGCATTCATCAAACAGAACCGCGACAAGCCGTTCTTCATCTACATGCCGCACACCATGCCCCACATCCCGCTCTACGCCTCACCCAAGTTCGAGGGGAAAAGCGACGCCGGTCTCTACGGAGACTGCATCGAGGAGATCGACTGGTCCGTCGGCCAGATCCGCAAACAGCTCGCCGAGCTCGAACTCACCGGGAACACCCTCATCATCTACACCTCGGACAACGGCCCGTGGCACTTCAAGCAAAACGCCACCGACAAGGTCAAGGGCAACAAAAACCGCAAGATCGGCGGCTCCGCCAAACCCCTGCGCGGATACAAATTCGAACACTGGGAAGGCAGCATGCGCGAGCCCACCGTGATGTGCTGGCCAGGGCAAATCCCACAGGACAAAACCTGCGCAGAGTTGGCGTCCACCATCGACCTCCTCCCCACCATCGCCGCCATCACCGGCGCGCCCCTCCCGGAAAAGAAAATCGACGGCGCCAGCATCCTGCCGCTGATGCAGGGGCAGGAAAATGCCAAGTCCCCGCACAGCGCATTCTTCTACCGCACCCACGGCGTCCGCACCGACCGTTGGAAACTCATCAAGCCAAACCCCAAGGCCAAAGCATTCGCTCTCTACGATCTCAGCACCGACATCTCCGAAAAAACAGACGTCTCCAAACAACACCCGGAAATCGTCAAACAACTCACCGGGTTGCTTGACAACCATATCGCCGAGCTTGAAACAAACAAACGCCCACCAGGTAGTGCGCCTAACAAGTAA
- a CDS encoding CPBP family intramembrane metalloprotease, translated as MKRLIQSDLTKILIFFILTLISAAVVSPWLYNMGKFVAEVGESRNLNVVMNWLAQKCAHAEFPRYFNRALVICALVLAGPFIMWMRLGKDTRQPRPSPWRIKLPKHCTAHDPGQALTRNPHAFLHLVTGFLLTGSLLTLMVWLLLMTGWFSLQHPIDWWLVTRESLGSAVFSAIIEEWIFRGIILGIFLRAMRPAPAIVIVSLFYASIHFLLPPVGVKVINPGDADAGFRMVALVARRFLSPQDFSLGFISLLVVGLILAYARYRTASLWLPIGLHIGWGYVHRIFQIITELSGDHLASAEVIIGADRKSGLLPLSLLIATGLLVHVFVQISEEKRKLRT; from the coding sequence GTGAAACGCCTCATCCAGAGTGACCTCACTAAAATACTCATCTTCTTCATCCTTACCCTCATCAGCGCAGCCGTCGTTTCTCCCTGGCTGTATAACATGGGTAAGTTTGTCGCTGAGGTAGGAGAATCGCGCAACCTCAATGTCGTGATGAACTGGTTGGCCCAGAAGTGCGCGCATGCCGAGTTTCCACGCTACTTCAACCGGGCACTGGTGATCTGCGCACTTGTGCTGGCCGGGCCATTCATCATGTGGATGAGGCTGGGAAAAGATACCCGTCAACCTCGACCCAGCCCGTGGCGGATAAAATTACCGAAACACTGTACCGCCCACGATCCCGGCCAGGCGCTCACCCGCAACCCCCATGCTTTCCTGCATCTGGTTACGGGATTTTTACTCACCGGCAGCCTGCTCACCCTGATGGTCTGGTTGCTGCTGATGACAGGTTGGTTTTCGCTTCAGCACCCAATCGACTGGTGGCTCGTCACCCGCGAGTCCCTCGGCTCGGCTGTGTTTTCAGCCATCATAGAAGAGTGGATCTTCCGGGGAATCATCCTTGGCATCTTTTTGCGAGCCATGCGCCCTGCACCCGCCATCGTAATCGTCTCCTTGTTCTATGCGTCCATCCACTTCCTGCTCCCCCCGGTCGGTGTCAAGGTCATCAACCCCGGCGATGCCGATGCCGGCTTCAGGATGGTCGCCCTGGTAGCCCGGCGGTTTTTGAGTCCCCAAGATTTCTCACTGGGATTCATCTCACTGTTAGTGGTCGGCCTCATCCTTGCGTATGCCAGATACCGGACAGCTTCGCTCTGGCTGCCTATCGGCCTGCACATTGGGTGGGGGTATGTACACCGGATTTTCCAAATAATCACCGAGCTCAGCGGCGACCACCTCGCCTCTGCGGAAGTCATCATAGGAGCCGACCGGAAATCGGGGCTGCTGCCGCTGAGCCTGCTGATTGCCACCGGCTTGCTGGTGCATGTTTTCGTGCAAATTTCAGAGGAAAAGCGTAAACTCCGCACATAA
- the trmD gene encoding tRNA (guanosine(37)-N1)-methyltransferase TrmD gives MRIDIITLFPEIALAPLSESIIRRAREKGLVEIHAHPLRDWAKGKHRKTDEYLCGGGQGMLLMPGPIFAAVEDLKQDDTRVILMTPQGKPFKQADAQRLSTASHLIILCGHYEGVDHRVIDSLVDEEISIGDYVLTNGAIAAAVVTDAITRLIPGALGDARSPEDESFTNPNMLEAPAYTKPNDFRGMKVPDVLLSGDHGKIAIWKKEQALKRTLANRPDLTKKPLE, from the coding sequence ATGCGCATCGACATCATTACCCTGTTTCCTGAAATCGCCCTCGCCCCCTTGAGCGAAAGTATCATCCGCCGGGCCAGGGAAAAAGGCCTGGTCGAGATTCATGCCCACCCGTTACGCGATTGGGCCAAGGGCAAACACCGGAAAACGGATGAGTATCTCTGCGGTGGAGGGCAAGGGATGCTGCTGATGCCCGGCCCGATCTTTGCCGCTGTGGAGGATCTGAAACAAGACGACACCCGCGTCATCCTGATGACCCCCCAAGGCAAACCGTTTAAACAGGCCGACGCGCAGCGACTCTCCACCGCCTCCCACCTGATCATCCTCTGCGGTCACTACGAGGGTGTGGACCACCGGGTGATCGACTCGCTGGTCGATGAGGAAATCTCCATCGGCGACTACGTGCTTACCAACGGAGCCATCGCCGCCGCCGTCGTCACGGACGCCATCACCCGGCTCATCCCAGGTGCGTTAGGTGACGCCAGGTCTCCCGAGGACGAATCATTCACCAACCCCAACATGCTGGAGGCACCGGCCTACACCAAACCAAACGATTTCCGCGGCATGAAGGTTCCCGATGTCCTGCTCAGTGGCGACCACGGAAAGATTGCAATCTGGAAAAAGGAACAGGCTCTTAAACGCACCCTAGCTAACAGGCCAGACCTGACGAAAAAACCTCTTGAGTGA